Proteins encoded by one window of Venturia canescens isolate UGA chromosome 2, ASM1945775v1, whole genome shotgun sequence:
- the Nc73EF gene encoding 2-oxoglutarate dehydrogenase, mitochondrial isoform X7 translates to MDRVFKLPSTTFIGGKEKSLPLREILKRLENAYCGHIGVEFMFINSLEQCNWIRQKMETPNIMDVTNDEKRLILARLTRATGFEAFLARKWSSEKRFGLEGCEILIPAMKQVIDKSTELGVESIVMGMPHRGRLNVLANVCRKPLSQIFTQFAALEAADDGSGDVKYHLGTYIERLNRVTNKNIRLAVVANPSHLEAVDPIVQGKTRAEQFYRGDGEGKKVMSILLHGDAAFCGQGIVFETMHLSDLPDYTTHGTVHIVVNNQIGFTTDPRHSRSSPYCTDVARVVNAPIFHVNSDDPEAVMHVCKVAAEWRATFHKDVVIDIVSYRRNGHNEIDEPMFTQPLMYRKIKKTPPGLDLYATKLISDGVVTQEEVKDVKDKYEKICEEAYTNARQETHIKYKDWLDSPWSGFFEGKDPLKVSPTGVKEDTLVHIGKKFSSPPPNAAEFVIHKGIERILKARMEMIESREIDWALGEAMAFGSLLKEGIHVRLSGQDVERGTFSHRHHVLHHQTVDKATYRPLCYLYPDQAPYTVCNSSLSEFGVLGFELGYSMTNPNALVIWEAQFGDFNNTAQCIIDQFISSGQAKWVRQSGLVMLQPHGLEGMGPEHSSARLERFLQMSADDPDYFPPESEEFAVRQLHDINWIVANCSTPANLFHILRRQIALPFRKPLILMTPKSLLRHPEARSSFDLMTEDTQFLRIIPEEGVAAQNPNNVKRVVFCSGKVYYDLKKSRGERGMDDKVAIARMEQISPFPYDLVKKEVAKYPNAEIIWTQEEHKNQGAWTYVQPRFVTALTGTRDVSSGGSSRASESNSGWFSGLFSSSKPTATETKTVPEVQSAETSKPKPRSVRYVGRPTAASPATGSKMQHLKELKQLLDDTFNI, encoded by the exons ATGGATCGCGTATTCAAGTTGCCGTCGACGACCTTCATCGGTGGAAAAGAGAAGTCTTTGCCTCTTCGGGAGATTTTGAAACGTTTGGAAAATGCTTACTGCGGGCACATCGGCGTTGAATTCATGTTCATTAACTCGTTGGAACAGTGCAATTGGATTCGTCAGAAAATGGAAACTCCCAACATCATGGACGTAACCAACGACGAGAAGAGGCTCATTTTGGCCAGGCTTACCCGAGCTACAGG GTTTGAGGCTTTCCTTGCCCGCAAATGGTCGTCCGAAAAGCGCTTCGGTTTGGAAGGTTGCGAAATTTTGATCCCAGCGATGAAGCAAGTTATCGACAAATCAACGGAACTTGGTGTCGAATCGATCGTCATGGGAATGCCTCACCGAGGTCGTCTCAACGTACTTGCTAACGTTTGTCGCAAGCCTCTTAGCCAGATCTTCACCCAGTTCGCCGCCCTTGAAGCTGCCGATGAC GGCTCCGGTGACGTAAAATACCATCTTGGAACATACATCGAGCGTTTGAACAGAGTGACGAACAAGAACATTCGTCTGGCTGTCGTGGCAAATCCATCTCATTTGGAAGCTGTCGATCCCATTGTCCAGGGAAAAACGCGCGCCGAGCAGTTCTATCGCGGGGACGGAGAAGGCAAAAAA GTCATGTCCATACTTTTGCACGGTGATGCTGCTTTCTGCGGACAAGGTATCGTTTTCGAGACCATGCACTTGTCCGATTTACCGGATTACACGACCCACGGCACGGTCCACATCGTCGTCAACAACCAAATTGGCTTCACCACTGATCCCAGGCACTCTCGATCCTCGCCTTACTGCACGG ACGTCGCTCGCGTTGTAAATGCTCCAATTTTCCACGTGAATTCCGACGACCCCGAGGCGGTGATGCATGTCTGCAAGGTTGCGGCCGAATGGCGAGCAACTTTCCACAAAGATGTAGTAATCGACATCGTGTCGTATAGACGGAACGGCCATAACGAAATCGACGAGCCGATGTTCACGCAACCTTTGATGTATCGCAAAATTAAGAAAACTCCTCCGGGTCTTGATTTGTACGCGACGAAACTCATCAGCGACGGCGTCGTCACCCAGGAAGAAGTCAAAGACGTCAAAGAcaagtatgaaaaaatttgcgaaGAGGCTTACACGAACGCTCGCCAGGAAACTCACATCAAGTACAAGGATTGGCTTGACTCTCCATGGTCCGGCTTCTTCGAGGGTAAAGATCCCCTCAAAGTTTCGCCAACTGGCGTCAAGGAAGATACTCTTGTTCACATCGGAAAGAAATTCTCATCGCCTCCACCCAATGCCGCCGAATTTGTCATTCACAAAG GTATCGAGCGCATATTGAAAGCTCGAATGGAAATGATCGAGTCGCGAGAAATCGATTGGGCTCTCGGAGAAGCGATGGCTTTTGGATCGCTGCTAAAAGAGGGTATTCACGTAAGACTCTCCGGTCAGGACGTCGAGAGAGGAACATTCTCGCATCGTCACCACGTGCTTCATCATCAGACTGTCGACAAAGCCACTTATAGACCTCTGTGTTACTTGTACCCTGACCAAGCACCGTACACCGTTTGCAATAGTTCACTATCGGAGTTTGGAGTCCTTG GCTTCGAATTGGGTTACTCGATGACAAATCCCAACGCTTTGGTTATTTGGGAGGCGCAGTTCGGTGATTTCAACAATACGGCTCAATGCATCATCGATCAGTTCATCAGCAGTGGACAAGCAAAATGGGTTCGCCAGTCCGGTTTGGTGATGCTTCAACCTCATGGTCTTGAGGGAATG GGCCCCGAACACTCGAGTGCTCGTCTCGAACGATTCCTCCAAATGAGCGCTGACGATCCCGACTATTTCCCACCTGAGAGCGAAGAATTTGCCGTTAGACAACTCCACGACATTAACTGGATCGTTGCCAATTGCAGCACACCTGCCAATCTCTTCCACATCCTGCGTCGACAAATCGCTTTACCTTTCCGCAAACCTCTTATTTTGATGACCCCGAAATCTCTTCTTCGCCATCCTGAGGCTCGTTCCAGCTTTGATCTCATGACCGAAGACACCCAATTTCTCAGAATTATACCCGAAGAGGGCGTCGCTGCGCAAAATCCAAACAACGTCAAGAGAGTCGTATTTTGCTCGGGCAAGGTATATTACGATCTCAAAAAGTCGCGAGGTGAAAGAGGCATGGATGACAAAGTCGCTATTGCCAGGATGGAACAG ATCTCGCCGTTCCCGTACGACCTCGTGAAAAAGGAAGTCGCCAAGTACCCCAACGCCGAAATAATCTGGACACAGGAAGAACACAAGAATCAAGGAGCGTGGACATACGTACAGCCCCGTTTTGTAACGGCTCTGACCGGAACACGCGATGTATC TAGCGGAGGTTCATCACGTGCGAGTGAAAGTAATAGCGGTTGGTTCAGCGGCTTATTTTCATCGTCTAAACCAACGGCAACGGAAACGAAAACTGTGCCCGAGGTACAGTCGGCAGAAACATCAAAACCGAAACCACGATCAGTGAG ATACGTTGGACGACCGACAGCAGCATCGCCAGCAACTGGCAGCAAAATGCAACATCTCAAGGAACTTAAACAACTGTTGGACGACACATTCAACATTTAA